In Kitasatospora gansuensis, a genomic segment contains:
- a CDS encoding acyl-CoA dehydrogenase family protein yields MSAPLLNPAESEEHQALRRAVGDLARRYGPEYFRRKARAGEPVDELWAEAGKAGYLGVSLPVEYGGGGAGITELSIVLEEFGAAGCPLLMMIVSPAICGTVIARYGTEQQKQTWLPGLADGSRRMAFGITEPDAGSNSHRLTTTARRDGQDWLLTGRKVFISGIDHADAVLFVARTEDARTGRLKPVLFVVPRETPGFEYRAIPMELVTAEKQFQVFLDDVRLPAEALVGAEDAGLEQLFAGLNPERVMTAAFALGLARQALATATDYARTRTVWDAPIGAHQAIAHPLAQCAIEIELARLMMLNAAQLYDQGHDVAAGEAANMAKYAAAEAACHTVDQAVHTLGGNGLTQEYGLAALLTATRVSRIAPVSREMILNYVAQHTLGLPRSY; encoded by the coding sequence CAACCCGGCCGAATCCGAGGAACACCAGGCCCTGCGCCGCGCCGTCGGCGACCTGGCCCGCCGTTACGGCCCGGAGTACTTCCGCCGCAAGGCCCGCGCGGGCGAGCCCGTCGACGAGCTCTGGGCCGAGGCCGGGAAGGCGGGCTACCTCGGGGTCAGCCTCCCCGTCGAGTACGGCGGCGGGGGTGCAGGCATCACCGAACTGTCCATCGTGCTGGAGGAGTTCGGAGCGGCCGGCTGCCCACTGCTGATGATGATCGTCTCGCCCGCGATCTGCGGCACGGTGATCGCCCGCTACGGCACCGAGCAGCAGAAGCAGACCTGGCTGCCCGGACTCGCCGACGGCAGCCGCCGGATGGCCTTCGGCATCACCGAGCCGGACGCGGGCTCCAACTCGCACCGGCTGACCACCACCGCCCGCCGGGACGGCCAGGACTGGCTGCTCACCGGCCGCAAGGTCTTCATCTCGGGCATCGACCACGCCGACGCGGTGCTCTTCGTGGCCCGCACCGAGGACGCCAGGACCGGGCGGCTGAAGCCCGTCCTGTTCGTCGTCCCGCGCGAGACGCCGGGCTTCGAGTACCGGGCCATCCCGATGGAACTGGTCACCGCCGAGAAGCAGTTCCAGGTCTTCCTGGACGACGTACGGCTGCCCGCCGAGGCCCTGGTCGGGGCGGAGGACGCCGGCTTGGAGCAGCTGTTCGCCGGACTCAACCCGGAACGGGTGATGACCGCCGCCTTCGCCCTGGGCCTGGCCCGCCAGGCGCTCGCCACCGCCACCGACTACGCCAGGACCCGGACCGTCTGGGATGCCCCGATCGGCGCCCACCAGGCGATCGCGCACCCGCTGGCCCAGTGCGCCATCGAGATCGAACTCGCCCGGCTGATGATGCTCAATGCGGCCCAACTCTACGACCAGGGCCACGACGTGGCCGCCGGCGAGGCCGCCAACATGGCCAAGTACGCGGCCGCTGAGGCCGCCTGCCACACCGTGGACCAGGCGGTGCACACCCTGGGCGGCAACGGCCTCACCCAGGAGTACGGACTGGCCGCCCTGCTCACCGCCACCCGGGTCAGCCGGATCGCCCCGGTCAGCCGGGAGATGATCCTGAACTACGTCGCCCAGCACACCCTGGGGCTGCCCCGGTCGTACTGA